A window from Streptomyces sp. NBC_00271 encodes these proteins:
- a CDS encoding endo alpha-1,4 polygalactosaminidase has protein sequence MALATLVSCTTGSDEGTPPQQGKASPPTPGAVQLPPLHAGFDYQIGDAYPPPSGVRIVSRDRSDSPAPGLYNICYVNAFQAQPDESKAWPADLLLRDAHGKVVMDRDWNEALLDLRTPAKRKRVAARVGRWIDECADKGFDAVEPDNYDSYTRSGHLLTANDATAFITLLSAHAHARGLAIGQKNTSELAGLRSRTKLDFAVAEECGQYDECGTYAKAFDDRVVDIEYTDSGLRKALASYGDRLSIVRRDVRVSTPGSAEYVRRTR, from the coding sequence GTGGCGCTCGCGACGCTGGTGAGCTGTACGACCGGGTCGGACGAGGGGACGCCACCCCAGCAGGGTAAGGCCTCCCCGCCGACCCCGGGGGCCGTACAACTCCCCCCGCTCCACGCGGGTTTCGACTACCAGATCGGCGACGCTTATCCGCCACCGTCCGGCGTCCGCATCGTCAGCCGCGACCGTTCGGACTCGCCCGCGCCCGGCCTGTACAACATCTGTTACGTCAACGCCTTCCAGGCCCAGCCGGACGAGTCGAAGGCGTGGCCGGCCGATCTGCTACTGCGGGACGCGCATGGCAAGGTCGTCATGGACCGTGACTGGAACGAAGCGCTCCTCGACCTCCGCACGCCGGCCAAGCGCAAGCGGGTGGCCGCGCGGGTCGGCCGCTGGATCGACGAATGCGCCGACAAGGGATTCGACGCCGTCGAGCCGGACAACTACGACAGTTACACCCGTTCCGGCCATCTGCTGACGGCGAACGACGCCACCGCGTTCATCACCCTCCTCTCGGCCCACGCGCACGCCCGGGGGCTGGCCATCGGACAGAAGAACACCTCGGAGCTGGCCGGGCTCAGGTCGAGGACCAAGCTCGACTTCGCGGTGGCCGAGGAGTGCGGCCAGTACGACGAGTGCGGCACGTACGCAAAGGCGTTCGACGACCGGGTGGTGGACATCGAGTACACCGACAGCGGTCTGCGCAAGGCCCTCGCGAGCTACGGGGACCGGCTGAGCATCGTGCGCCGTGACGTGCGGGTGTCGACGCCGGGCAGTGCGGAGTACGTCCGTCGGACGCGCTGA
- a CDS encoding phospholipid carrier-dependent glycosyltransferase, with protein MASRQGDRLPTSTARPPGRFDRLRRHRRWLFALAVVALLAQMAVAMVTAATQQTPTIDEPVYVGTAETYVREHSLRFNPEHPPLGKLIIATGLVFAHPHLEAHFTGDQTALGRRLLYESGNDPWRVMLWARLPVIVLTLLFGLVVLAFARELVGAVGGLVALALYAFSPDVITNGSLATLDVPAAGFLLTSVWLAWRARRHRPLLHLALAGAALGAALATKMSTLPAVPVLLLLAFLSFWQARRTPGLGLRAQPRLVGLGMAVAAGTVLVALAVVWATYLVVDPQLRWTAPANLPAVHGLRGLVIDRLPVPRPYRDGMRIQFGFENDVWAGFLFGRLYHGSLWYYLPAALLVKTPLGMIALWLMGLGVMAAVPRLRPAAPYVLLPPAVLLAVAMTGSRDLGVRYALFVPVFLAVAAAGVVALRRRWAHLATAALVGFVAISSLRAFPYYLPYSNEAFGGPSHTRLRLHDSNVDWGQDLGRLADRLSERYPHERVWLVYKGSGVPSYYGIEAADPRKVAPSEVHGLLAVSDTAVAKADGRLAALLDGATPIDDVGHSITIYRRA; from the coding sequence ATGGCCAGCAGGCAGGGCGACCGCCTGCCCACGAGCACCGCCAGACCGCCGGGCCGGTTCGATCGGCTCCGGCGGCACCGGCGGTGGCTGTTCGCGCTGGCGGTGGTCGCCCTGCTGGCCCAGATGGCGGTCGCGATGGTCACGGCGGCCACGCAGCAGACGCCGACGATCGACGAGCCGGTGTACGTGGGCACGGCGGAGACCTATGTGCGGGAACACAGCCTGCGCTTCAACCCCGAACATCCGCCGCTGGGCAAGCTCATCATCGCGACCGGACTGGTGTTCGCCCATCCGCACCTGGAGGCCCACTTCACGGGTGATCAGACGGCGCTCGGGCGGCGGCTGCTGTACGAGTCGGGCAACGATCCCTGGCGGGTGATGCTGTGGGCGCGGCTGCCGGTGATCGTGCTGACGCTGCTGTTCGGCCTGGTCGTCCTCGCGTTCGCCCGTGAACTCGTCGGCGCCGTGGGCGGGTTGGTGGCGCTCGCGCTGTACGCGTTCTCGCCCGACGTCATCACCAACGGCTCGCTCGCCACACTCGACGTACCCGCCGCCGGTTTCCTGCTGACGTCGGTGTGGCTGGCGTGGCGGGCCCGGCGCCATCGACCGCTGCTCCACCTCGCTCTCGCGGGGGCGGCGCTCGGCGCGGCGCTCGCCACCAAGATGAGCACCCTGCCTGCGGTGCCGGTGCTGCTGCTCCTGGCGTTCCTCTCCTTCTGGCAGGCACGCCGCACGCCGGGCCTGGGCCTGCGCGCGCAACCGCGGCTCGTCGGCCTGGGCATGGCGGTGGCGGCCGGTACGGTGCTGGTGGCGCTCGCCGTCGTCTGGGCGACCTACCTGGTCGTCGACCCGCAGCTGCGCTGGACGGCTCCCGCGAACCTCCCGGCCGTGCACGGTCTGCGCGGGCTCGTCATCGACCGGCTGCCGGTGCCTCGGCCGTACCGCGACGGGATGCGGATCCAGTTCGGCTTCGAGAACGACGTGTGGGCCGGCTTCCTGTTCGGACGGCTGTACCACGGCTCGCTCTGGTACTACCTGCCGGCCGCGCTGCTGGTGAAGACACCGCTCGGCATGATCGCGCTCTGGCTCATGGGCCTGGGCGTGATGGCCGCCGTGCCCCGGCTGCGGCCCGCCGCCCCGTACGTCCTGCTCCCCCCGGCCGTCCTGCTGGCCGTGGCCATGACCGGGTCCCGGGACCTCGGCGTCAGATACGCCCTCTTCGTCCCGGTGTTCCTGGCGGTGGCGGCGGCCGGGGTCGTCGCGCTGCGCCGACGCTGGGCCCACCTCGCCACGGCGGCGCTGGTCGGCTTCGTCGCGATCAGTTCGCTGCGCGCGTTCCCGTACTACCTGCCGTACTCCAACGAGGCGTTCGGCGGCCCCTCGCACACCCGTCTGCGGCTGCACGACTCGAACGTCGACTGGGGGCAGGACCTGGGCCGCCTGGCCGACCGGCTGTCCGAGCGGTATCCGCACGAGCGGGTCTGGCTGGTCTACAAGGGCAGTGGCGTGCCCTCGTACTACGGGATCGAGGCGGCCGATCCGCGCAAGGTGGCGCCGAGCGAGGTGCACGGACTGCTCGCCGTGTCGGACACCGCCGTCGCGAAGGCCGACGGCCGTCTGGCGGCGCTGCTCGACGGCGCCACACCCATCGACGACGTCGGCCACTCGATCACGATCTATCGTCGCGCGTGA
- a CDS encoding flavoprotein, translated as MTGHAEKPFLYVVVCAAGVARDVSKLITTAQERSWEVGVIATPQGLGFFDALAVEAQTGRPIRSAWRAPGDPRPFPAPDAVAVAPATFNTVNKWAAGISDTLALGTLNEAYGLGVPIAVLPCVSDALAAHPAYRGSVERLRGMGVRFGDRYSGEPGQDGLRAEFPWGAALDLLASRA; from the coding sequence GTGACCGGACACGCCGAAAAGCCCTTCCTGTACGTCGTCGTGTGCGCGGCCGGTGTCGCGCGGGACGTCAGCAAACTGATCACCACGGCACAGGAACGGAGTTGGGAGGTCGGCGTCATCGCCACCCCGCAGGGGCTCGGCTTCTTCGACGCGCTGGCCGTCGAGGCGCAGACCGGTCGCCCGATCAGGTCCGCCTGGCGGGCCCCGGGCGACCCGCGCCCCTTCCCGGCCCCCGACGCGGTGGCCGTCGCCCCGGCCACCTTCAACACCGTCAACAAGTGGGCGGCCGGCATATCCGACACCCTCGCGCTCGGCACACTGAACGAGGCGTACGGCCTCGGCGTCCCGATCGCCGTACTGCCCTGTGTGAGCGACGCGCTGGCGGCACACCCCGCGTACCGGGGGAGTGTCGAGCGGCTGCGCGGGATGGGTGTCCGGTTCGGCGACCGCTACTCGGGGGAGCCGGGGCAGGACGGTCTGCGCGCGGAGTTCCCCTGGGGAGCGGCCCTGGACCTGCTCGCTTCTCGCGCGTGA
- a CDS encoding NADPH-dependent F420 reductase yields the protein MPIGIIGAGAIGQALAYRFVAAGEQVVISNSRGPQSLRDLAASIGPALTPATVAESAEEEIVVLAVPWRRLSEAVAAADVLDWQERIVIDTTNPLGPPDFKVADLDGRPSSEVVAELVPGARLVKAFNTLTPAVLGSDPRTFVGRRVIFLSGNHPGANERVTRLAERVGWAVINLGPLASGGRLQQFPGGPLPTLNLLLEP from the coding sequence ATGCCCATCGGAATCATCGGTGCCGGAGCCATCGGACAGGCCCTCGCCTATCGGTTCGTGGCGGCGGGCGAGCAGGTCGTCATCAGCAACAGCCGGGGCCCGCAGTCACTGCGGGACCTCGCCGCCTCGATCGGCCCGGCCCTGACGCCCGCAACCGTCGCGGAGTCGGCCGAGGAGGAGATCGTCGTCCTCGCCGTGCCGTGGCGACGGCTGAGCGAGGCGGTGGCCGCCGCGGACGTCCTCGACTGGCAGGAGCGGATCGTCATCGACACCACCAACCCGCTCGGACCGCCCGACTTCAAGGTCGCCGATCTCGACGGCCGCCCCTCCAGCGAGGTCGTCGCCGAACTCGTCCCCGGAGCACGCCTGGTGAAGGCGTTCAACACCTTGACACCGGCGGTGCTCGGCTCCGATCCGCGCACTTTTGTCGGACGGCGGGTGATCTTCCTCTCGGGAAACCACCCCGGGGCGAACGAGCGCGTCACGCGGCTGGCGGAGCGGGTGGGGTGGGCGGTGATCAATCTGGGCCCACTGGCGTCCGGCGGACGGCTGCAACAGTTCCCGGGCGGCCCCCTGCCGACGCTCAATCTGCTCCTGGAGCCCTGA
- a CDS encoding TetR/AcrR family transcriptional regulator, with protein sequence MDSTTAREQALAAAREQALDAAEELFYARGIQTVGMDDIRGASGVSLKRLYQLFPAKELLVEAYLKRRDVRWRQRLAEHVDGYEEPGRRILAVFEWLGRWFAEPDFRGCAWINSYGELGATSPRVVAQVRGHKGAFKDYLGGLVTTAGLPGALTDQLFLLAEGAMVTAGITRNTEPAEQAADAARALVEAQRR encoded by the coding sequence ATGGACAGCACAACCGCCCGCGAACAGGCCCTCGCCGCCGCCCGGGAACAGGCGTTGGACGCCGCGGAGGAGCTCTTCTACGCCCGCGGCATCCAGACCGTCGGCATGGACGACATCCGCGGCGCCTCGGGGGTCTCCCTCAAGCGGCTCTACCAGCTGTTCCCGGCGAAGGAGCTCCTGGTCGAGGCGTATCTCAAGCGACGCGACGTGCGCTGGCGGCAGCGGCTGGCCGAGCACGTCGACGGGTACGAGGAGCCCGGGCGGCGGATCCTGGCGGTGTTCGAATGGCTGGGGCGATGGTTCGCCGAGCCCGACTTCCGCGGGTGCGCCTGGATCAACTCCTACGGCGAACTCGGCGCGACCTCACCACGCGTGGTCGCCCAGGTCCGCGGCCACAAGGGAGCGTTCAAGGACTACCTGGGCGGCCTCGTGACCACCGCGGGACTTCCCGGCGCCCTCACCGACCAGCTGTTCCTGCTGGCCGAGGGCGCCATGGTCACGGCGGGCATCACCCGCAACACGGAACCGGCCGAGCAGGCGGCCGACGCGGCACGGGCACTCGTCGAGGCCCAGCGGCGATAG
- a CDS encoding LysE family transporter, with the protein MTAALVAGLLAGYGIAIPVGAVATYLVSLTARTSLRTGGCAALGVATADGLYALVAALGGAALAAALRPALVPLRWASGLVLLAMAVRGAVGAVRQYREQRLAARSVRDPVRPARAYLTLLGITLLNPTTVIYFAALVLGSRTAEAVRPVEQGVFVLAAFVASASWQLLLAGGGALLGRALTGRQGRLVTALASSAVIVVLAVRMLVAP; encoded by the coding sequence GTGACCGCCGCGCTCGTCGCGGGGCTTCTCGCGGGCTATGGCATCGCCATCCCCGTCGGAGCGGTCGCGACCTATCTCGTCTCCCTCACCGCGCGTACGTCCCTGCGAACCGGCGGGTGCGCCGCGCTGGGCGTCGCGACCGCCGACGGGCTGTACGCCCTGGTCGCCGCCCTCGGGGGCGCCGCGCTCGCCGCCGCGCTGCGACCGGCGCTCGTGCCGTTGCGCTGGGCCTCCGGTCTGGTGCTGCTCGCCATGGCCGTACGGGGCGCGGTCGGCGCGGTACGCCAGTACCGCGAACAGCGGCTCGCGGCCCGGTCCGTACGGGACCCGGTGCGCCCGGCGCGGGCGTACCTGACCCTGCTCGGGATCACCCTGCTCAACCCCACCACCGTGATCTACTTCGCCGCCCTGGTCCTCGGCAGCCGCACGGCCGAGGCGGTGCGCCCCGTGGAGCAGGGGGTGTTCGTGCTCGCCGCGTTCGTCGCGTCCGCGAGCTGGCAACTCCTCCTCGCCGGCGGCGGCGCGCTGCTCGGCCGGGCGCTGACGGGACGCCAGGGACGGCTGGTCACGGCGCTCGCGTCGAGTGCCGTGATCGTGGTGCTGGCGGTACGGATGCTCGTCGCACCATGA
- a CDS encoding cation diffusion facilitator family transporter: MNRKPNKSDRRTRLTVLVALGANLLIAVAKAVGGLLAGSPALLSEAAHSVADSMNEVFLLAALRRSRRPADHRHPFGYGKERFFWSLLAAVGIFVMGGCFSFFQGFEALRNGAEESFHGYVAGLAVLGVALLAEGASLLRALHQVRRQGGGADGMRDPALRTVVAEDGTAVIGVMFAITGMVLHMVTGQVVWEACASLAIGALLVCVAYWLGRDAREQLIGRAADELASRRIRALLEAQPEIDSVEALLTMQLGLDSTLVAARIDLVPGLDSEEVEEVAVRIKRSVAHIVPEADQIFLDVTDAGAARAAARGDVAAESPAATGERGGA; encoded by the coding sequence GTGAACCGGAAACCGAACAAGTCGGACCGCAGGACACGCCTCACCGTGCTGGTCGCCCTGGGCGCCAACCTGTTGATCGCCGTGGCCAAGGCGGTGGGCGGCCTCCTCGCGGGCTCACCCGCGCTCCTCTCCGAGGCGGCTCACTCCGTCGCCGACAGCATGAACGAGGTGTTCCTCCTCGCCGCGCTGCGCCGCAGCCGCCGCCCCGCCGACCACCGACACCCCTTCGGCTACGGCAAGGAACGGTTCTTCTGGTCGCTGCTCGCGGCCGTCGGCATCTTCGTGATGGGCGGCTGCTTCTCCTTCTTCCAGGGCTTCGAAGCGCTGAGGAACGGCGCCGAGGAGTCCTTCCACGGCTATGTGGCCGGACTGGCGGTCCTGGGAGTCGCCCTGCTCGCCGAGGGAGCTTCCCTGCTCAGGGCGCTGCACCAGGTGCGCCGGCAGGGCGGCGGCGCGGACGGGATGCGCGACCCCGCCCTGCGTACGGTGGTCGCCGAGGACGGCACCGCCGTGATCGGTGTCATGTTCGCGATCACCGGCATGGTGCTGCACATGGTCACCGGCCAGGTCGTGTGGGAGGCCTGCGCCTCCCTCGCCATCGGGGCGCTCCTCGTGTGCGTCGCCTACTGGCTCGGCCGGGACGCGCGCGAACAGCTCATCGGGCGGGCCGCCGACGAGCTGGCGAGCCGTCGGATCCGGGCCCTGCTGGAGGCGCAGCCCGAGATCGACAGCGTGGAGGCGCTGCTCACCATGCAGCTCGGCCTCGACTCGACCCTGGTCGCCGCCCGGATCGACCTCGTGCCGGGCCTGGACAGCGAGGAGGTCGAGGAGGTCGCCGTCCGCATCAAACGCTCCGTCGCCCACATCGTCCCGGAGGCCGACCAGATCTTCCTGGACGTCACCGACGCGGGTGCGGCACGGGCCGCGGCGCGCGGGGACGTGGCAGCGGAAAGCCCCGCCGCGACGGGGGAGCGCGGCGGGGCCTGA
- a CDS encoding nuclear transport factor 2 family protein, whose amino-acid sequence MNDRPPLPPFTRETAVQKVQAAEDAWNTRDPHKVALAYSEDSVWRNRDTFVTGRAEIVELLTAKWAREDEYALRKDLWAFDGNRIAVRFQYESHDADGQWWRSYGNELWEFDEHGLMTRREASINDVRIEEHERRVFGPRPEAERGDTFPVH is encoded by the coding sequence ATGAACGACCGCCCGCCCCTCCCGCCCTTCACCCGTGAGACCGCGGTCCAGAAGGTCCAGGCCGCCGAGGACGCCTGGAACACCCGTGATCCCCACAAGGTCGCCCTCGCCTACTCCGAGGACTCGGTCTGGCGCAACCGCGACACCTTCGTCACCGGCCGCGCCGAGATCGTCGAACTCCTCACCGCCAAGTGGGCGCGCGAAGACGAGTACGCCCTGCGCAAGGACCTGTGGGCCTTCGACGGCAACCGCATCGCCGTCCGCTTCCAGTACGAGTCGCACGACGCCGACGGGCAGTGGTGGCGGTCGTACGGCAACGAGCTGTGGGAGTTCGACGAGCACGGGCTGATGACCCGGCGCGAGGCCAGCATCAACGACGTGCGCATCGAGGAGCACGAGCGCCGCGTCTTCGGCCCCCGCCCGGAAGCCGAACGCGGGGACACCTTCCCGGTCCACTAG
- a CDS encoding nitroreductase family deazaflavin-dependent oxidoreductase: protein MPLEGEYEPSPTQWVRDQVELYEGSGGTKGTTLLDTGLPVIILTTRGAKSGKIRKTPLMRVENDGRYAVVASQGGAPKHPVWYFNVQSDPHVELQDGAERQDMTAREVTGEEKAQWWERAVAAYPPYADYQKKTDREIPVFVLEPTD from the coding sequence ATGCCTCTTGAGGGTGAGTACGAACCCAGCCCGACGCAGTGGGTGCGTGACCAGGTGGAGTTGTACGAGGGCTCCGGCGGCACCAAGGGGACCACGCTGCTGGACACGGGACTGCCGGTCATCATTCTCACGACCCGGGGTGCCAAGAGCGGCAAGATCCGCAAGACCCCGCTGATGCGGGTCGAGAACGACGGACGTTACGCGGTGGTCGCCTCGCAGGGCGGCGCCCCCAAGCACCCGGTCTGGTACTTCAACGTGCAGTCCGATCCGCACGTGGAGCTCCAGGACGGGGCCGAGCGCCAGGACATGACGGCGCGTGAGGTCACGGGTGAGGAGAAGGCCCAGTGGTGGGAGCGGGCGGTCGCCGCGTACCCCCCGTACGCCGACTACCAGAAGAAGACGGACCGCGAGATCCCCGTCTTCGTGCTGGAGCCGACGGACTGA
- a CDS encoding alpha/beta fold hydrolase, translating into MTADRIELAVYDHGGDGPPLLLLHGARRTLADWAAVAPLLVARHRVLAVDLRGHGLSPSGTWSLPRVLDDIEGVLERYDVPGALPVGHSLGGMIAVRYALEHPDVTPGAVNLDGYGWGRPDQYVGLDPAYVEERLTQVRQAATATVSGGPLPADGLKDLLAEQRALSDQLGIPYELLEAGLLRTVRPAPDGRLEVRPGRALVLEMLAAVDALDLFDLFDAFARTRRPLLLGRAARPVPPVPGLPWFDELMTAYGKGLARDLAALAARRPTVRVVGIDGTHEMLLESPGAVAHALLAFTSDAFPGSDS; encoded by the coding sequence ATGACCGCAGACCGCATCGAACTGGCCGTATACGACCACGGTGGTGACGGCCCACCCCTGCTTCTGCTGCACGGAGCCAGGCGTACGCTCGCCGACTGGGCCGCCGTGGCCCCCCTCCTCGTCGCCCGGCACCGGGTGCTCGCCGTGGACCTGCGCGGACACGGTCTCTCACCGTCGGGGACCTGGAGTCTTCCCCGGGTACTGGACGACATCGAGGGGGTGCTCGAGCGGTACGACGTTCCCGGCGCGCTGCCCGTCGGGCACTCGCTCGGCGGGATGATCGCCGTGCGGTACGCCCTGGAGCATCCGGACGTCACGCCCGGCGCGGTGAACCTGGACGGATACGGCTGGGGCCGCCCCGACCAGTACGTGGGCCTCGACCCGGCGTACGTCGAGGAGCGCCTCACCCAGGTGCGCCAGGCGGCGACCGCGACGGTGTCCGGCGGACCGCTTCCGGCGGACGGTCTCAAGGACCTGCTCGCCGAGCAGCGCGCACTCTCCGACCAACTGGGCATCCCCTACGAGCTGTTGGAGGCCGGTCTGCTGCGCACCGTGCGGCCCGCGCCCGACGGACGGCTGGAGGTACGCCCGGGACGCGCGCTCGTGCTGGAGATGCTGGCCGCCGTCGACGCACTCGACCTCTTCGACCTCTTCGACGCCTTCGCGCGGACGCGGCGGCCACTGCTGCTCGGACGGGCCGCGCGACCCGTACCGCCCGTCCCCGGCCTGCCCTGGTTCGACGAACTGATGACGGCGTACGGGAAGGGGCTCGCCAGGGATCTCGCCGCACTGGCCGCGCGGCGGCCCACCGTGCGGGTCGTCGGGATCGACGGTACGCACGAGATGCTTCTGGAGAGCCCCGGCGCGGTCGCCCATGCCCTCCTCGCCTTCACCTCCGACGCGTTCCCCGGGTCCGACTCATGA
- a CDS encoding cytochrome P450, translating to MTEPVAFPQDRTCPYHPPIAYDALREAHPLSRVSLFDGRNVWVVTGHGTARELLIDPRLSSDRTRPAFPMPTERFAQSRNRRVALLGLDDPAHHTQRRMLVPSFTLKRTAALRPRIQETVDRLLDGVERQGPPIELVSAFALPVPSMVICALLGVPYADHDFFEEQSRRLLRGPSAADTQDARDQLEAYFGALIDRKWKDPGDGLLDELIHEQLREGKVDREELISLATILLVAGHETTANMISLGTFTLLHHPEQLAELRAEPTLMPAAVEELLRFLSIADGLLRVATEDIEVAGATIRADEGVVFSTSVINRDAGTFPEPDALDWHRSARHHVAFGFGIHQCLGQNLARAEMEIALLSLFDRLPGLRLAVPADEIPFKAGDTIQGMLELPVTW from the coding sequence ATGACAGAACCCGTTGCCTTCCCCCAGGACCGCACGTGTCCCTACCACCCGCCCATCGCCTACGACGCCCTGCGCGAGGCGCACCCCCTGTCGCGCGTCTCCCTGTTCGACGGGCGCAACGTGTGGGTCGTCACCGGGCACGGCACCGCCCGTGAACTGCTCATCGATCCCCGGCTCTCCTCCGACCGCACCCGCCCCGCGTTCCCGATGCCCACGGAGCGGTTCGCCCAGTCCCGCAACCGGCGGGTCGCGCTGCTCGGGCTCGACGATCCCGCCCACCACACCCAGCGCCGCATGCTCGTGCCGAGCTTCACCCTGAAACGGACCGCGGCCCTGCGCCCGCGCATCCAGGAAACCGTCGACCGGCTGCTGGACGGCGTTGAGCGGCAGGGTCCGCCCATCGAACTGGTCAGCGCCTTCGCGCTGCCGGTGCCCTCGATGGTGATCTGCGCGCTGCTCGGCGTCCCGTACGCCGACCACGACTTCTTCGAGGAGCAGTCCCGCAGGCTGCTGCGCGGCCCGTCCGCCGCGGACACCCAGGACGCGCGCGACCAGCTGGAGGCCTACTTCGGGGCACTGATCGACCGCAAGTGGAAGGACCCGGGGGACGGGCTCCTCGACGAGCTCATCCACGAACAGCTGCGCGAGGGGAAGGTGGACCGCGAGGAGCTGATCAGTCTGGCGACGATCCTGCTGGTCGCCGGGCACGAGACGACCGCGAACATGATCTCGCTCGGTACGTTCACCCTGCTGCACCATCCCGAGCAGCTGGCCGAACTGCGCGCCGAGCCGACGCTCATGCCCGCCGCCGTGGAGGAACTGCTGCGCTTCCTGTCCATCGCCGACGGGCTGCTGCGGGTGGCCACCGAGGACATCGAGGTGGCAGGGGCGACGATCCGCGCCGACGAGGGCGTGGTCTTCTCGACCTCCGTCATCAACCGCGACGCGGGCACCTTCCCCGAGCCGGACGCCCTGGACTGGCACCGTTCGGCCCGTCATCACGTCGCGTTCGGCTTCGGCATCCACCAGTGCCTCGGCCAGAACCTCGCTCGCGCCGAGATGGAGATCGCCCTGCTGTCGCTCTTCGACCGGTTGCCGGGCCTGCGTCTGGCCGTGCCGGCGGACGAGATCCCCTTCAAAGCGGGAGACACGATCCAGGGGATGCTGGAACTCCCCGTGACCTGGTAA
- a CDS encoding ferredoxin has translation MEIAIDKDVCIGAGQCALTAPNVFTQDDDGFSALLPGREDGGGDPLVREAARACPVGAITVSES, from the coding sequence ATCGAGATCGCCATCGACAAGGACGTCTGCATCGGCGCGGGGCAGTGCGCGCTGACCGCGCCGAACGTCTTCACCCAGGACGACGACGGCTTCAGCGCGCTGTTGCCCGGCCGCGAGGACGGCGGCGGCGACCCGCTGGTCCGGGAGGCCGCGCGGGCCTGCCCGGTGGGCGCCATCACCGTCTCCGAGAGCTGA